One window from the genome of Saccharicrinis carchari encodes:
- a CDS encoding glycosyltransferase family 4 protein yields the protein MKILFISHDTSHSGAPKSLRLFINWIANNRSDIKCDILLRRGVKLPFLDDTINTYLYTPPYLERSGSIINRIAFHSKILLLTKWIHKLLLLCKLKKNNYDLIYSNTIVNADVLDFLSSIKCKKIVHAREVDLTYNDFGGEQIISLNNQHADKFIAITNAVSNALVRYGVDKTKISVVNNHIELKTTNIKSKYLLRRKYNIPKEAFLIGGCGNLGNIKGFDVFLQLAAKFRETKEFYFIWYGMPNKIKKTEIEYDVIRLNLTDKFIVDSFLPNQSIEYFSILDCFFFSSKSDGFGLVGLEASLNKVPIICFEKAGGQPEFVSQGAGYVVPYMDIDAVYKKINLLYDNKGLLKSIGEKGYNIVREKYDIEKVAPKLLNTALND from the coding sequence ATGAAAATCTTATTTATATCACACGACACAAGCCACTCAGGAGCTCCAAAATCTCTTCGACTATTTATTAATTGGATTGCAAACAATCGTAGTGATATTAAATGTGATATTCTTCTTAGAAGAGGAGTTAAGCTACCTTTTTTAGATGACACTATAAATACTTACCTCTACACTCCCCCATATTTAGAAAGAAGTGGTTCAATAATTAATCGAATAGCTTTTCATTCTAAAATTTTATTATTAACAAAATGGATACACAAATTGTTGCTTCTCTGTAAATTAAAAAAAAACAACTATGATTTAATCTATTCCAACACTATTGTAAATGCTGATGTATTAGACTTTTTATCTTCAATAAAATGCAAAAAAATTGTACATGCCAGAGAGGTAGATCTGACGTACAATGATTTTGGTGGAGAGCAAATTATTTCATTAAACAATCAACATGCCGATAAATTTATTGCAATAACTAATGCTGTAAGTAACGCTTTGGTAAGGTATGGAGTAGATAAAACTAAAATAAGCGTGGTTAATAATCATATTGAATTGAAAACAACTAATATAAAATCGAAATATTTATTAAGAAGAAAATATAATATTCCTAAAGAGGCATTTCTTATTGGCGGATGTGGTAATCTGGGTAATATTAAAGGATTTGATGTTTTTTTACAATTAGCGGCAAAATTTAGGGAAACCAAAGAGTTTTATTTTATATGGTATGGAATGCCTAATAAAATAAAAAAAACCGAAATTGAGTATGATGTTATCAGGTTAAATCTCACTGATAAATTTATTGTTGATTCCTTTTTGCCAAACCAATCAATTGAATATTTCTCTATTTTAGATTGTTTCTTCTTCTCAAGCAAGAGTGATGGTTTTGGACTGGTTGGATTGGAAGCTTCTTTAAATAAAGTACCTATCATATGTTTCGAAAAAGCAGGAGGACAACCGGAATTTGTCAGTCAGGGTGCAGGATATGTTGTACCCTATATGGATATTGATGCGGTGTACAAAAAAATCAATTTATTATATGATAACAAAGGGTTACTAAAATCAATTGGTGAAAAAGGCTACAATATTGTGAGAGAAAAATATGATATTGAAAAAGTTGCTCCTAAATTATTAAATACTGCCCTAAATGATTAG
- a CDS encoding glycosyltransferase family 2 protein, with translation MLKLSIITVNLNNAEGLRKTIESVVNQTYTHFEHIIIDGGSTDGSVEVIKGYEKQYVHVQGRLYWKSEPDKGIYDGMNKGIKLAKGEYCLFLNSGDLLYEHRTLSNISRYQLIGDIISFNSEIIRDNYFEKVSYTNYSIEYFVNGTICHQSIFHKTDLFHKYGLYSLEYKIASDYDFLLNLIFTKEVTVQYINEDLSIFPAIDGISTINKSLLQKERSTIKSSILSKKIWSDIENIISEKNKYKIEVEGLKSSNLIKLTLHIINLKSRLVSIFKHNQRLRN, from the coding sequence ATGCTGAAACTCTCCATCATAACCGTTAACCTCAACAATGCCGAAGGTCTTCGAAAGACCATCGAAAGCGTGGTAAATCAAACCTACACCCACTTTGAGCACATTATTATCGATGGAGGCAGCACCGATGGCTCTGTTGAAGTAATTAAGGGATACGAAAAGCAATATGTCCACGTACAAGGTCGACTTTATTGGAAAAGCGAACCCGATAAAGGTATTTACGATGGGATGAATAAGGGGATTAAATTGGCCAAAGGTGAGTACTGTTTATTTTTGAATAGTGGGGATTTACTATATGAACATCGAACATTATCTAATATATCCCGATATCAACTAATTGGCGATATCATCAGTTTTAATTCTGAAATAATTAGGGATAATTATTTTGAAAAGGTAAGTTATACCAACTACTCAATTGAGTATTTTGTCAATGGAACGATCTGTCATCAATCTATCTTCCATAAAACTGATTTATTCCATAAATATGGATTGTACTCATTAGAATATAAAATTGCATCTGATTATGACTTTTTATTAAATCTAATTTTTACTAAAGAAGTTACTGTGCAATATATCAATGAAGATTTATCTATATTCCCTGCAATCGATGGCATTAGCACTATTAACAAGAGTCTATTACAAAAGGAACGCTCTACAATAAAGTCTTCTATACTCTCAAAAAAAATATGGTCTGATATTGAAAATATCATATCTGAAAAAAATAAATATAAAATAGAAGTTGAAGGTCTCAAATCAAGTAATTTAATCAAATTAACACTGCATATTATTAACCTGAAAAGTAGATTGGTGTCCATTTTCAAGCATAATCAGCGATTAAGAAATTAA
- a CDS encoding glycosyltransferase yields the protein MKVLHINTHAHGGAFNGAYRLHCALLKNGVKSKMLVLDDSAVPSTSLKEVYTYNEPFRKPNVLNRISTRMGWPVTAQQKRWNTIKCLKGQYEIISFPFSDYDITQSKEFQEADIINFHWFANFLDYQSFFKKCKKPIVITLRDLFSIQGIFHYNNDLVVNQKKFGEVEDAMRLFKSKAISKRRSTITIVGISQWITEQSLVSNIHKHFEHKTISNCIDTNQYQLYDKKALKKEFNISENHTVFSFVSDGVLNNRKGVDILVDAIKKMENNENITFLTVGRGQVPQLPFNIVHRHLGSLNQYELNKVYSVSDAFIFPTKEEALGNVMLEAMACGTPVIGTLVGGLLDVIKPGLNGLFSKDVSAEGIKTAIKEFIEIKNTFDSQKIRSYIQENFSEDLIAKNYTKLYNKILKK from the coding sequence ATGAAAGTTTTACATATAAATACTCATGCCCATGGAGGTGCTTTTAATGGAGCCTATAGGTTGCATTGTGCATTACTTAAAAACGGTGTTAAATCTAAAATGTTGGTTTTAGATGATTCAGCAGTGCCATCAACATCATTAAAAGAGGTATATACCTATAATGAGCCCTTTCGAAAACCTAATGTTCTCAATCGTATTTCAACTCGTATGGGTTGGCCAGTTACTGCGCAACAAAAAAGATGGAATACAATAAAATGTTTAAAAGGTCAATACGAAATAATTTCATTCCCTTTCTCCGATTATGATATAACCCAATCAAAAGAATTTCAAGAAGCTGATATTATTAATTTCCATTGGTTTGCTAATTTTTTAGACTATCAATCTTTCTTCAAAAAGTGCAAAAAACCTATAGTAATAACACTCCGGGATCTCTTTTCTATACAAGGTATTTTTCACTACAATAATGATTTAGTAGTTAATCAAAAAAAGTTTGGAGAGGTTGAGGATGCTATGAGGCTATTTAAATCTAAGGCTATTTCAAAAAGAAGATCTACAATTACAATAGTAGGAATATCCCAATGGATAACAGAGCAATCATTAGTGAGCAATATTCACAAACATTTTGAGCATAAAACAATATCCAATTGCATTGATACCAATCAATATCAGCTTTACGATAAAAAAGCACTAAAAAAAGAATTCAATATTTCAGAAAACCATACAGTCTTTTCATTTGTGAGTGATGGAGTCTTGAATAATAGAAAAGGGGTTGATATACTTGTAGATGCAATAAAAAAAATGGAGAATAATGAAAATATAACTTTTTTAACTGTTGGCCGAGGCCAAGTACCCCAGTTGCCCTTTAATATTGTGCATCGTCATTTAGGAAGTTTAAATCAATACGAGCTAAATAAAGTTTACAGTGTATCAGATGCTTTTATTTTTCCCACCAAAGAGGAGGCCTTAGGTAATGTAATGCTTGAAGCCATGGCCTGTGGCACGCCTGTTATTGGGACTCTTGTAGGTGGATTACTCGATGTAATAAAACCAGGCTTGAATGGATTATTCTCCAAAGATGTTTCTGCCGAAGGAATTAAAACAGCAATTAAAGAATTTATTGAAATAAAAAACACTTTTGATTCTCAAAAAATAAGAAGCTATATCCAGGAAAATTTTTCAGAAGATTTAATTGCTAAAAATTACACCAAGCTATATAACAAAATACTTAAAAAGTAA
- a CDS encoding DegT/DnrJ/EryC1/StrS family aminotransferase, translating into MNKPIYVTQPSLAPLEEYTALLKGVWERGILTHNGPLVQQLENDICSTLDIPHFVAVSNGTIALQMAIKALELKGEIITTPFTWIATVSAIKWEGCTPVFCDIDPETLNIDPAKIEALITDNTVGIMPVHVFGNPCDMDAIESIAKKHKLKVIYDAAHAIGSTYKGKPALQYGDISATSLHATKLLNTAEGGGCITTDNALHEKLKCIRFFGHNDAKDIVEDGFNGKMTEVHAALGIANLKYYIPVLADRKAKYKLYKDSLSMVDGLSFQKTQALGEINYSYFPVIFKTEAQLIKVEKALNTNNVFPRRYFYPSVNTYNNVVTYQPTPISEDIAKRILCLPLYWNLATEEIKSIVQIIITYEK; encoded by the coding sequence ATGAACAAACCCATATACGTTACACAACCCTCTCTTGCTCCACTCGAAGAATACACCGCTTTACTCAAAGGTGTTTGGGAGCGGGGCATTCTCACCCACAACGGGCCATTGGTGCAGCAACTGGAAAACGATATTTGCAGCACTTTAGATATCCCTCATTTTGTGGCGGTATCAAACGGGACCATTGCATTGCAGATGGCGATTAAGGCATTGGAACTAAAAGGCGAAATAATAACCACCCCTTTTACCTGGATTGCCACCGTAAGCGCCATAAAATGGGAAGGATGCACGCCCGTGTTTTGCGACATAGACCCGGAAACCCTAAACATTGATCCCGCGAAAATTGAAGCACTCATTACCGACAACACCGTGGGCATCATGCCCGTGCATGTATTTGGTAACCCCTGCGACATGGATGCCATAGAAAGCATAGCCAAAAAACACAAGCTAAAAGTAATTTACGATGCCGCCCATGCCATAGGCTCTACCTATAAAGGGAAGCCGGCATTGCAATATGGCGATATTAGTGCCACCAGCCTGCACGCCACCAAGCTACTGAATACCGCAGAGGGCGGAGGCTGTATTACAACCGATAATGCACTGCACGAAAAACTAAAGTGCATCCGGTTTTTTGGGCACAACGATGCCAAAGATATTGTGGAAGATGGCTTTAACGGTAAGATGACCGAGGTACATGCCGCACTGGGTATTGCCAACCTAAAGTATTATATCCCCGTATTGGCCGACAGAAAAGCCAAATACAAATTGTACAAAGACAGCCTAAGCATGGTTGACGGTTTAAGTTTCCAAAAAACACAAGCCCTCGGAGAAATAAACTATTCCTATTTCCCGGTTATTTTTAAAACCGAAGCACAACTGATAAAGGTTGAAAAGGCACTGAACACAAACAATGTATTCCCCAGACGTTATTTTTACCCCTCCGTAAACACCTATAATAATGTAGTAACTTATCAGCCTACTCCAATTTCTGAGGATATTGCCAAACGCATATTGTGCCTGCCTTTATATTGGAATTTAGCAACAGAGGAAATAAAAAGTATAGTTCAAATAATAATTACGTATGAAAAGTAA
- a CDS encoding glycosyltransferase family 4 protein: MSVYTILALNFDPCDGGISHFTNSIAKQLYKSKKLTKIITTNGKPLAQYNYPITLSSCTQTINSLNSKIRIARYFYYIKLLILASIEFLRKPQQHYFVNSCFGLIQLLYIIPLKLFGLKYSILLHGLDIISNAKSDYRLSKWVYSGAHTIYINSKASQNALHANYGKIQVKEVIIYPVIQPEEIDKEQIYSLRQLEHKTGAKLTNKQIVTSICRLDKRKGLDTLITSFMKYHQKHPDSILLIGGRGNMYDSLQTQINHLNAKEYIKLLGFIDNQTKYSILKYARLFVMPTKSLGQEDFEGFGISFIEASYFCTPVIGGNHGGVPEAINDTKTGYIIDFDKPNSETILTQTIEEILTNKELQTTLGQNGYNWVKQNYTSINSDLF, encoded by the coding sequence ATGAGTGTATATACTATTTTAGCCTTAAATTTCGACCCCTGTGATGGGGGGATATCACATTTTACTAACTCTATTGCAAAACAACTATATAAAAGCAAGAAACTAACAAAAATCATAACAACCAATGGTAAGCCATTGGCGCAATATAATTACCCAATTACTTTATCGAGTTGCACGCAAACCATCAATAGCTTAAACAGCAAAATCAGGATAGCAAGATACTTTTATTATATTAAACTTTTAATTCTAGCATCTATCGAGTTTTTAAGAAAACCTCAACAACATTACTTTGTTAATTCTTGCTTTGGTTTAATTCAACTTTTATATATTATACCGCTTAAGTTGTTTGGTTTAAAATATTCAATACTATTACATGGTCTTGATATAATCAGCAATGCCAAATCTGACTATCGACTAAGTAAATGGGTATATAGTGGGGCACACACCATTTATATTAATTCAAAAGCCAGTCAAAACGCACTACATGCCAACTATGGTAAAATACAAGTGAAAGAAGTAATTATTTACCCTGTAATACAACCCGAAGAAATAGATAAAGAGCAAATTTATTCATTACGCCAATTAGAACATAAAACAGGCGCCAAGCTAACAAATAAACAAATTGTCACTTCCATCTGCCGACTGGATAAAAGAAAAGGTTTAGACACTTTAATAACATCATTTATGAAATACCACCAAAAGCATCCTGATTCAATATTACTAATTGGTGGTAGAGGTAATATGTACGACTCGCTGCAAACTCAAATCAACCACCTCAATGCCAAAGAATATATAAAGCTTCTTGGATTCATTGATAACCAAACTAAATATTCAATATTAAAGTATGCCAGGTTATTTGTAATGCCAACCAAAAGCCTCGGGCAAGAAGATTTTGAAGGTTTTGGCATTAGCTTTATTGAAGCATCCTATTTTTGCACCCCCGTAATTGGAGGTAATCACGGTGGTGTACCGGAAGCCATTAATGATACAAAGACAGGTTATATAATTGATTTTGACAAACCCAACAGCGAAACCATACTTACTCAAACAATAGAAGAAATACTTACAAATAAAGAACTTCAAACCACACTTGGACAAAATGGTTACAATTGGGTTAAACAAAACTATACAAGTATAAACTCTGATTTATTTTAG
- a CDS encoding TDP-N-acetylfucosamine:lipid II N-acetylfucosaminyltransferase, translating into MILHLAEDEKFIDHVIDMFEETNPDGNIYFIKLEDNNCSLRYIKSKHKNIISDTITGDKYTNVIQKLNTYEAVILHFLSPYKQEIIKNAPKSIHFHWMCWGGDLYNCVPSLQKQLLIDKKDCQIKKNYKGIIGDIINSAFPNLWNRYYLKSKGIDQPKVIEHPNYYKELAERINTVSTVLPTEVDLIKKYLNKNIVYKPFKYVTLEGALLKSDSPICNENNFLVGNSAHKSSNHINAFKKIYTIRNDELVYAPLSYGDKINADKVTNAGIEMFGIGFRPIIDFMPMEEYTKILLKCGNVVINSNRQQAIGNIIIALWYGARVFLNKKNPTYHYFKSIGIKVYKVSKAGKYKNLMSFEELAGRNRPILKRLYSREKVVKETKELVKYLCNK; encoded by the coding sequence ATGATACTACATTTAGCGGAAGACGAAAAATTCATTGACCATGTTATAGATATGTTTGAAGAGACAAATCCAGATGGGAATATATATTTTATAAAATTAGAAGATAATAATTGTAGCCTTAGATATATTAAGTCAAAGCACAAAAATATTATCTCCGACACAATCACTGGTGATAAATACACTAACGTAATACAAAAACTAAACACCTATGAAGCAGTAATACTTCATTTCTTATCTCCATATAAACAAGAAATCATCAAAAATGCTCCTAAATCAATACATTTTCACTGGATGTGTTGGGGTGGGGATTTATACAACTGTGTCCCTAGCCTTCAAAAACAACTGTTAATCGACAAAAAGGATTGTCAAATAAAGAAAAATTACAAAGGTATAATTGGAGATATTATTAATTCGGCTTTTCCAAATTTATGGAATCGATATTACCTAAAATCCAAAGGCATTGATCAACCCAAAGTTATTGAACACCCAAACTACTATAAAGAGTTAGCTGAGCGAATTAACACTGTTTCAACTGTATTACCTACTGAAGTTGATTTGATTAAAAAGTATTTAAATAAAAACATTGTATATAAACCATTTAAATATGTAACATTAGAAGGAGCTTTATTAAAAAGTGATTCACCTATTTGTAATGAAAACAATTTTCTTGTAGGAAATTCCGCCCATAAAAGCAGTAATCACATTAATGCATTTAAAAAGATTTATACCATAAGAAATGATGAATTAGTTTATGCTCCCCTTTCATATGGCGATAAAATCAATGCTGATAAAGTTACAAATGCTGGTATTGAAATGTTTGGTATCGGATTTAGACCTATAATTGATTTCATGCCTATGGAAGAATACACAAAAATTCTGCTTAAGTGCGGTAATGTTGTAATCAACTCAAATCGCCAGCAAGCAATTGGGAATATAATTATTGCACTATGGTATGGGGCAAGAGTATTCCTTAATAAAAAGAATCCAACTTATCATTATTTTAAGAGTATAGGGATAAAGGTTTATAAAGTATCTAAAGCTGGCAAATATAAAAACTTAATGTCATTTGAAGAATTAGCTGGACGTAATCGTCCCATATTAAAAAGACTATATTCTCGTGAAAAAGTTGTAAAGGAAACCAAAGAATTAGTAAAATACTTATGTAATAAGTAA
- a CDS encoding glycosyltransferase family 2 protein encodes MEISVIIPVYNAEKHIVKAANSALLQPQVKEVILIEDCSPDNSFAICKKLSKQHKQVKLLQHPGGVNKGAAASRNLGIKKAQCEYIAFLDADDFYLSDRFKVDEQIFNSDESIEGVYNALGFHYYSNEAKQKYDDLDMRGLTTIDSQIDSNEVLNVLLGISSKAKGYFSCVALTIKKNIFERIEPFKESLKLFEDTDFIIRLATKCKLASGSIDKAVALRGVHDENRVTETKRNFEHNLPLYKGLYKWGLKNQMPKSALETCKYFYLSYLSFNANYLVKLYIFLYVIFKRYNLYRSLFNNIVYNCFGRNRIAYLIFGLRNNIFPLKQ; translated from the coding sequence ATGGAAATTAGTGTAATCATACCCGTTTATAACGCTGAAAAACATATAGTTAAAGCAGCAAATTCAGCTTTACTGCAACCTCAAGTTAAGGAAGTTATTTTAATTGAAGATTGTTCTCCAGACAACTCATTTGCTATTTGCAAAAAACTATCTAAACAGCATAAACAAGTTAAGTTACTTCAACATCCAGGTGGGGTAAATAAAGGAGCTGCTGCATCACGTAATCTAGGAATAAAAAAGGCACAATGTGAATATATAGCCTTTTTAGATGCTGATGATTTTTATCTTTCGGATAGATTTAAAGTTGATGAACAAATATTTAACTCAGATGAATCAATCGAAGGAGTTTATAATGCCTTAGGTTTTCATTACTACTCAAATGAAGCCAAACAAAAATATGACGATTTGGACATGAGAGGTCTTACAACAATAGATTCTCAAATAGATTCTAATGAGGTATTAAATGTACTATTAGGTATTAGCAGCAAAGCAAAAGGCTATTTTTCATGTGTAGCTTTAACTATTAAAAAAAATATTTTTGAAAGAATAGAACCATTTAAAGAGTCACTCAAATTATTTGAGGATACAGACTTTATTATTAGACTTGCTACAAAATGTAAACTAGCTTCTGGTTCAATAGACAAAGCAGTTGCTTTAAGAGGAGTGCACGATGAAAACAGAGTCACTGAAACAAAAAGAAACTTCGAGCATAATTTGCCTTTATATAAAGGACTTTATAAATGGGGGTTAAAAAATCAAATGCCTAAATCTGCCTTAGAAACTTGTAAATACTTTTACCTATCATATTTAAGTTTTAATGCCAACTACCTGGTAAAATTATATATATTCCTGTATGTGATTTTTAAACGTTATAATTTATACAGGTCACTATTCAACAATATTGTTTACAATTGCTTTGGTAGAAATAGAATTGCCTATTTAATTTTTGGGCTTCGTAACAACATATTTCCTTTGAAACAATAA
- a CDS encoding glycosyltransferase produces the protein MISIIVCSREVELLNKLKKNISETIGCAFEIVTIDNSNNHYNIFEAYNLGVKKSKGEILCFAHEDILFYTNDWGLKLLEHFKLDAQLGLIGTVGSTALPGAPAPWWNRHKVNTHYIHLLQKWQPGDNIKRWSYNEPYKDTSLIYHKENDTSQNINQVTSVDGFFMAIPKHLFNHIKFDTDTFDGFHCYDLDICMQVNKANYKVAVAHNILIAHLSSGSVSNHWAEASIVFTTKWKKHLPHSIKQLTIPQKDNYTNSLLLTFCYWNYKRLSNGTIRQVIFNYLKPSNFFNDEEYRILKIWSHSNYAITRIFNKLFKRK, from the coding sequence ATGATTAGTATAATAGTATGCTCCCGCGAAGTTGAGCTTTTAAATAAACTCAAAAAAAACATAAGTGAAACTATTGGCTGTGCCTTTGAGATTGTTACAATTGACAACAGCAACAACCATTATAATATATTTGAAGCCTACAACCTAGGTGTTAAAAAAAGCAAAGGCGAAATCCTCTGTTTTGCCCATGAAGACATTCTCTTCTATACGAATGATTGGGGTTTAAAGCTATTAGAGCATTTTAAACTGGACGCTCAACTTGGTTTAATAGGCACAGTGGGTAGTACGGCATTACCGGGTGCGCCGGCGCCTTGGTGGAATCGTCATAAAGTAAATACACACTATATCCATTTATTGCAAAAATGGCAGCCGGGAGATAATATAAAACGTTGGAGTTATAATGAACCTTATAAAGATACCAGCCTAATTTACCATAAGGAAAATGATACCAGCCAAAATATTAATCAGGTAACATCGGTGGATGGTTTTTTTATGGCTATACCCAAACACCTTTTCAATCACATTAAGTTTGATACCGATACCTTTGATGGTTTCCATTGCTACGATTTAGACATCTGTATGCAGGTAAATAAAGCTAATTATAAGGTAGCTGTAGCACACAATATTTTAATTGCTCATTTATCAAGTGGTAGTGTTAGTAATCATTGGGCAGAAGCCTCCATTGTATTCACAACGAAGTGGAAAAAACATTTGCCCCATAGCATAAAGCAACTTACAATCCCGCAAAAAGATAACTATACAAACAGCTTGCTTCTTACATTCTGTTATTGGAATTATAAAAGATTATCAAATGGAACAATAAGGCAAGTAATTTTTAACTATTTAAAGCCAAGTAATTTTTTTAATGATGAAGAGTATAGAATACTCAAAATATGGAGCCATTCAAATTATGCAATTACCAGAATCTTTAATAAGTTATTTAAAAGAAAATGA
- a CDS encoding glycosyltransferase family 2 protein — protein sequence MPKVSVYIPLYNREQSIGKAIEGLLQQSYKDFELIIIDDGSTDNSIEVVNKYNDKRIKVYQNSENKGVVYTRNRAFELASGEYLAINDSDDYSLPERLEKQVKFLDSNAQIGILGGKALRIDHLGEKRIWEYPNEPKNIKCRLFWGSSMINSTLMMRLKMMIENNLRYDENFPVAEDYDIFERAQNCFELRNLDEVLVKYYSHPANLTYTQNELMVNKAFEINMRQLTKLGVILNQIESEIWFKLFSYDFNFNKASLVILSSLGEKLIRANNQLMIYDENIFANQLSQRIYECLYHTKKYGSYKSFTKSTLMLHKSLSPIERMKFYISQFR from the coding sequence ATGCCAAAAGTATCAGTATATATTCCGCTTTACAACAGGGAACAATCTATTGGTAAAGCAATTGAAGGTTTATTACAACAAAGTTATAAAGACTTCGAATTAATAATTATTGACGATGGCTCAACGGATAATTCCATTGAAGTAGTTAATAAATACAACGACAAAAGAATTAAGGTTTATCAAAACAGCGAAAACAAAGGTGTAGTTTACACAAGAAACCGAGCCTTTGAATTAGCAAGTGGCGAATATCTAGCAATCAATGATAGTGATGATTATTCGCTACCTGAACGCTTAGAGAAGCAAGTCAAATTTTTAGACAGCAATGCTCAAATTGGCATTCTCGGTGGTAAAGCGCTTAGGATAGACCACTTAGGAGAGAAAAGAATTTGGGAATATCCTAATGAACCTAAAAACATTAAGTGTAGGTTATTTTGGGGCTCTTCAATGATTAATTCTACCCTGATGATGCGCCTTAAAATGATGATTGAAAACAATCTAAGATACGATGAGAACTTCCCAGTAGCTGAGGATTATGATATATTTGAAAGAGCACAGAATTGTTTTGAATTAAGAAATTTGGATGAAGTTTTGGTAAAATATTATTCCCACCCTGCAAACCTGACTTATACTCAAAATGAATTAATGGTGAACAAGGCTTTTGAAATTAATATGCGCCAATTAACAAAATTGGGAGTAATATTAAATCAAATTGAGAGTGAGATATGGTTTAAATTATTTAGCTATGATTTTAACTTCAATAAAGCATCTTTAGTTATCCTTTCTAGTCTTGGTGAAAAATTGATTCGCGCAAATAATCAATTAATGATATATGATGAAAATATATTTGCTAACCAGCTAAGCCAAAGGATTTACGAATGTTTATATCATACTAAAAAATATGGCAGCTATAAAAGCTTCACTAAATCTACATTAATGTTACATAAGTCACTGTCTCCCATTGAGAGAATGAAGTTTTATATTTCACAATTTCGATGA
- a CDS encoding dTDP-4-amino-4,6-dideoxyglucose formyltransferase: MKSKYLVVTDNGPQYKAFIKMLEEKFPIELSNFDFKKSAESKIAKLYEEDIKHLEIVNVKEDYQFLIDNYSIIFSLHCKQIFPKELVTSVKCINIHPGYNPINRGWYPQVFAINYNLPIGATIHEMDELVDHGGIIDRQLLEIKPWETSKEVYENILKLEIDLIEKNLLKILDNAYTAYYDKDSKENFFTRQAYKNLCEINLNETVTYGDAINRLRALSHGKYSNAYFIDEKTKEKIFLNIVLKQTDQ, encoded by the coding sequence ATGAAAAGTAAATACTTGGTTGTTACCGACAATGGACCTCAATACAAGGCATTTATTAAAATGTTAGAAGAGAAATTTCCTATTGAATTAAGTAATTTCGATTTTAAAAAAAGTGCCGAAAGCAAGATTGCTAAACTGTATGAAGAGGATATTAAACATCTTGAAATTGTAAATGTAAAAGAAGATTACCAATTTCTGATAGATAATTATAGCATCATATTTTCGCTGCACTGCAAGCAAATATTCCCCAAAGAACTAGTTACATCTGTTAAGTGTATTAATATACACCCTGGGTATAACCCAATTAATAGAGGTTGGTATCCTCAGGTTTTTGCAATTAATTATAACTTACCTATTGGAGCTACAATACACGAAATGGATGAATTGGTGGACCATGGTGGAATTATTGATAGGCAGTTATTGGAAATAAAACCGTGGGAAACTTCCAAGGAGGTGTATGAAAATATACTAAAATTGGAAATTGACTTAATTGAAAAAAATCTCCTAAAGATATTGGATAATGCTTATACAGCATACTACGACAAGGATAGCAAAGAAAACTTTTTTACAAGACAAGCCTATAAAAATTTATGCGAAATAAATTTGAATGAAACTGTTACTTATGGAGATGCCATAAATCGACTAAGAGCACTAAGCCACGGGAAATATTCAAATGCTTATTTTATTGATGAAAAAACAAAGGAAAAAATATTCCTTAATATTGTTTTAAAGCAGACCGACCAATGA